CCAGAGGCTATCCCTCCGCGCCGTCCGCGATGCCCTGCTGTCCAACACACACTACCTCTTCACCGACGTCCGCAGCATACCTTCGGTGCAGAACCTGTCGGAAACCCATCCTGTCTACTCGCAGCTtctcgacatcttcgccgAGCAGGACCTCGAGGACTATAACGACTTCAACGACGAGCACGAGGGTTtcatcgagaaggagaagctcgaccaCGAGAAGCTCCACCGCAAGATGCGCCTCCTGACCTTCGCCTCCCTTGCCGCCCAGACGACCTCGCGCCGCATCGAGTACTCGGCTGTCGCAAAGGCCCTCCAAGTtcccgccgaggaggtcgagatgtGGGCCATCGACGTCatccgcgccggcctcgttgaGGGCAAGCTCTCTCAGCAGGACCAGGTCTTTCTTGTCCACAAGGTTACCTACCGCGTATTTGGCACGCGGCAATGGCAAGAGCTCGCCACCCGTCTCGACTCGTGGAAGGGCACCTTTTCCAACCTGCACGACGTCATCCGCAAGGAGCAGGCCAACGCCAAGGCCCAGAAGGAACGCGAGGCGCAGGAGGCCGAACGTAAGGCCCAGAACCCGGGTAACGAGGGTGGTGCGAGCGGTGGTCGTCAGCAGAGAAACCAGGGACGCCGCGACAACAACCAGCAGCGCGAGCCTAGGGAGCCCAGGGAGCCCAGAGAGCCCAGAGAGCCCAAGGAGCGGACGGACAACGACGACTAAACAAAAAATGTTCGAGGGTGATGACGGTTGAGGTGGGAGGGTCTGTCGTTTGAGCAGTCAGTCAATGAGGGCTTTGCCTTTGTCTGGCGCAGGTTCCGCCGTACCCTTCTCGATACCTCGTGCGGGTGAAGAATACCTATGACATGAGGGGTAGGAGGGGTACAAGGATGGGGAACCGTCGGGCATCTTTATTTTTTCCAGGGCAGAGGAATGAAAGGGGGGGGTCCCATCTATCCGTATCCGTGTTTATGTAATTACGgcaaggagaaagaaagggggaaaCGTGTGTTTTTAAAATCATGGACGACGTTTTCAGCGGATTGGGAGCCGAGCCTTTTTTAAATAAAAGAAATGCTACCGGGACACGGCATTGTGGGGCATCAGTCAGTTGAGATGAGCCTTGGTCTCCTTGTTTGGTTTCGTTGTTACGAGACACGGCTACGAACGTCGATCTGGCGTTGGTTCTCCTGACATGGGCACTTGTTGCACTGTCTGAAACTAATCGCTTGACTTGGCTTTGCGCCGGCAGAGACGGCCGCCGACTTTGCAAGAGGACCGGCACTGCAGCTCTAGATGTGAGCAGCTTCCAGATTGCTTCGTCGGGGATGGGCCATCGCTGAGGTCACTCCAAATCAAGCACACTACTTGCCGTGTTGCAGAAGCACATCGACATCAGTGGAGCATAAAACACATGCTAACGAGCTACTCGTCGGGTGACTGTCGGCTTGTGTCGTCACTGCTCTTATGTTATCTTGTGACAGACGCATCAACCGCTATGCCCGATGGTTTCACCGGCACGGAAAGAGACGCTCAGCATGAAAAGCCAGCTGTATATGGCCCGCTGCGGCGTCAGCGGCCGCCACGACTCCTCGAGGCATAACTTCCCAACTTACCTCCCTAGTGTCATAACCTTACAGCGTTCTCGAAATGCCAAGTCATTGAGTCGACGCTTTATTGCTGAAGGCGGTCACACCAGGCGAagcctccctcctctctttgttttcttcttcttttctgcAACGGAATATCTCCCTGTCCAAGTCTGGGTTCTAGGAATTTGGCTCACCTTGTGACACGCCCTACAGAGTACTCTGGCTTCTGATGCCACGATGAGCAGGTCTGCCATCGCTTTTTGAGGTCGGGGTCTCTTACCATGCAGCTTTGTAAGATTTACCGAGGATTTGGCCATATTCTGTTCTCGCCAGGTGACGGCCCTAATCCGACTATTTCAGCCAAATAATACCACGTCTACTGACATGTTTCCTGAGACCGTAAGAGCCATTGTGATAAGGCGATGCCGTGCGACGCAAAACCAGGCAAATGGGAGATCGTATATGGTTCGTAAGATCAATGCGGGCCTGGAAAGAGCACTCATATAGATGACTTTATGTGCATCTAATAGCCCATCACGGGGACAAGCCACCAACTTTACAACCTCCCTGTCCCGTTCTTCTAACAAGTCCAACGAGCTGGCTGCATACATGCCTCGTTTCTTTGCCTTACAGCCTCTGAGTCCAGTTTCGTTCTTGTAGACTCATAAGATGTGACAGGAGAAAGTCGTGTCCTTCAGCTGGCTCATTTCTCGGTCAAGGGATATGTTTTGCGCCCCAATACCGAGCGGCTCGACCCAACCATGCCTCACAAGTCATTGCCACAGCCGCAGCCAATTTCCTACGAGACCCGAATTCATTTGGACTTTGGTGAAGTCTGGAAACCTTTCTGAGTTCTGATCGCCACGTAAGCACCGCCTCCCTCGGAATGGACGTGTTTCAATGGATTCGAATCGACAGTGGGAGAAATGCTACCAGGTGTCCCAACTACAAAAGTCCCCGAGCTTTCAAGTCTCCTTTTTTGACTCCTTCGCAGGCTACTAATGTCTGCTCCATGATTTAGGGGTGCCTAAACAATCTTTTATGTCCAAAGCGTCCGTTTGAATGCAGCTCTTAACGATGCTTCAACGAGATATCACTTGGATATTGCCCAAATGCTCTTGGATCATGGAGCACACGTCTATGAGTACGGAAGCAAGCTAATTTCAATGAGATGAGACTTGTGGTTCGGACAACTCGAGAAAGGGGGAAGACAAATGTCTTTGCTTGACACACTGACTTCTGCGCAATTGAAAACTCTAGAAAACTAAGAGGCAAAGGTCGTGGCTGACTGAGCATGACTTGAATAAATAAAActcgggggaggggggggctcATGTAATCTAGATTTTATTGATATTTTGACTCTCATGACTGGCCTGTTGCCTTCAGCAATACCTCTAACCTGTCATATTATACCTTGCTCAACTCCACGAGTCTACGAGACATACGGCAAGCTTCCGGCCACAATCATGGTCCCGAGGCTCGGATATCCTGTGAACTGTAAGATAGACATTAGCCTGTAAATGAACGGAGCCCGCTTATCATCTTCAACGTCGTCATCCCAACCCCATCGTAGACAACATCACTATCCTATTACGCCATCCCCCTTCACCTTCCGTTACCACGAACTACCTGAATCTGTCACATCCGAGAGTGAACAAGAGAAGCTGGCAAATCTTGCCCCTTCCAAAATACACAATACCAACTAGTAAAACACCGTGCCTGGCTACTCGCCAGCCCAGGCTTTCACCTGCACATCCAAGCGTTGCTCATCCCGCCACATCCACGCCAAGCCGCCATAAACCGCCTTCGAGCCATAACAGACACATGcgaccatacccactggagaactcgggatcccgtccgctctcccatcGATAAACCAGTGAGGGCTGGAGTAGTAGTcgggtcggtgacgaccgGCGAATGCCCGGTGTTGCATGTCTTTTTATCGTTATTTTTGGCACTATTTATGTCCAGTTCAGTTACAGATGAGCTCAGACGTATGTATGTCAGTCTCCCACTCACTATATATATAAATCACTCCAGATGACGGTGAGACGGATGGATGTGTGCGTGGAAGAACTTATCATCATGGTCTTCTTCAAAGAACAGTCTCAAGACCACAGGGTCTAGGTGGGCCGTGAGAGAGTCACGCGAGTCAAAGGTCAGAAAACAAAATGGTGCTAAAAGAAAACCCAATCCGAATTCGCAGTCCCAAGCTAGCCCCGGATTTTCTGTTATGTTACAAAGTACAGCCAAATATGCCCAATGAGTGTGCAACTCCTCTGTTGCAGGAAATAAAAGGCAAAAATGAGATGACAGCGCGAACCCCTGCGCTCCTGTTCCAGCCGCTTGTCATCTAAGGCTGTCAGATGACCCATGCAACTATTTTCTTTCCTCCTTTTTGACCACCGATTCGTGGCGATCCAAACGGTGTGAGTAGTTCTTGTGCTAATAGTTCAActcaccaccgccgccgccagccacGTGGTCGAGATCCTCGTAGCTCTTGAGGCTGCGCCCCTGAGTGGCCTCACGGGGTCCGACAGCCGCTCCTCCTGCAGCGCCGTCTCCCCACTTTCCGGCACCGCCACGCCCTCTTCCGCCAATACCACCGTCCCAACGGGGGGTCGGGCGTCTGTCATAGGGCCCGGTTCGGTAGTTGCCACGGCCGCCACCCATTCCTCCACGGCGAAtggggccggggccgccgcggtcatcgccgcctgcgTTCCATCCGGCTTGGACACCAGGGTGACCACCGCCAACGAATGGCGGGAAACCACCCGGCGGCATGGGAAAGCCCGGAATAGGCATCATGCCGTTCATGGTGAAGTTCTGCAAGTTGAAACCACGTGGGGTTCCAGTCGCCGACTGGCCGTTAGCGGGAGGGAAGTGGCCATTGGAGTTGGCATCCGTTCGCGACGGAGCAATGTGGGAGGGATCCATGACGTAGGCGTTAATGAGGTGGAACTATGTAGTAGGTTAGCCAGGCTCCGCGCGGGGTTTCATAAGATGACCGACCTCCTGCTCAATGCTCTCAAGCCAATCGCCGTGGCGCTTCTCGACGTGCTTGCGCCAGAAGTGTTCCTCCTTGAACAGCTTGGTACACTCGGGAACCTTGCACCTCCACTTGTGCTCGTCTTCTTGCTTGACGTACTTGAGGAGTTCATCACTGACGGCGTCCTCAACTGGCCGACCTCCAAGCTTGCGCAAGTCTGCCGTCTCAGGCTCAAGGATCTGCAAGATCTTGTCCTCAAAGGT
The DNA window shown above is from Colletotrichum destructivum chromosome 2, complete sequence and carries:
- a CDS encoding Putative proteasome component (PCI) domain, eIF3 subunit M helix domain-containing protein, with product MAAGAKQQAQPQLLFVDGSFQELAREMADYLHIADEVKPLVENEAKKEEVLSKLVRSSAALSSVPEKEFTAASNLMVHLVLQSEDPKKHLPTLCQAFSKPIASSPVNGVGLSLNALSTIFNLIAPENPIRFNVFMAILRFLKSHAMFEAIEPYLKHLPSWFEEWATGEEFQRQMYEEIAEVAKEAGKDEESYEYILKALRTFDADDKEDIGSEDAQRLSLRAVRDALLSNTHYLFTDVRSIPSVQNLSETHPVYSQLLDIFAEQDLEDYNDFNDEHEGFIEKEKLDHEKLHRKMRLLTFASLAAQTTSRRIEYSAVAKALQVPAEEVEMWAIDVIRAGLVEGKLSQQDQVFLVHKVTYRVFGTRQWQELATRLDSWKGTFSNLHDVIRKEQANAKAQKEREAQEAERKAQNPGNEGGASGGRQQRNQGRRDNNQQREPREPREPREPREPKERTDNDD